The following proteins come from a genomic window of Achromobacter sp. AONIH1:
- a CDS encoding glutathione S-transferase — MKIYFSPASPFVRKCLVAAHELGLADRIEKLPSAAGPVARDQTIIASNPLGQVPTFFTDDGQVLYDSRVICEYLNVLGGGALFPAEGKPRWQALTEQSLGDGMLGAALLARYETVLRPEALRWDGWYEGQMGKVRDGLALLEQSTAALAQRVDIGTITIGCALGYLDFRYPDYDWRAGFPAVAAWFAAFNQRPSMQATLPHA; from the coding sequence ATGAAAATCTATTTCTCCCCCGCCTCTCCCTTCGTGCGCAAATGCCTGGTGGCCGCGCATGAACTCGGTCTGGCCGATCGCATCGAGAAGCTGCCCAGCGCGGCCGGCCCGGTCGCGCGCGACCAGACCATCATCGCCAGCAACCCGCTGGGCCAGGTGCCGACCTTCTTCACCGACGACGGCCAGGTGCTGTACGACAGCCGCGTGATCTGCGAATACCTGAACGTCCTGGGCGGCGGCGCGCTGTTCCCGGCCGAAGGCAAGCCGCGCTGGCAGGCGCTGACGGAACAGTCGCTGGGCGACGGGATGCTGGGCGCCGCGCTGCTGGCCCGCTACGAAACCGTGCTGCGCCCCGAGGCGCTGCGCTGGGACGGCTGGTACGAAGGCCAGATGGGCAAGGTGCGCGACGGCCTGGCGCTGCTGGAACAGAGCACCGCCGCGCTGGCGCAGCGCGTGGACATCGGCACCATCACCATCGGCTGCGCGCTGGGCTACCTGGACTTCCGCTATCCCGACTACGACTGGCGCGCCGGCTTCCCCGCCGTGGCCGCGTGGTTCGCCGCGTTCAACCAGCGCCCGTCCATGCAGGCCACGCTGCCGCACGCCTGA
- a CDS encoding DUF3100 domain-containing protein, which yields MSHASASLAAPSMSLSSRIRMLVVILMVVLISEAIGSMTFAVGPGKIVLQPMLWAIFIGAVVAALGQRLPAGAGVDTAMQTRISGYLQYALLPFLAKLGLMVGGALPQVREAGWALVFQEFGHFFGTMAVGLPLALLLGIKREAIGATFSVGREPSLAIIGERYGMNSPEGRGVMAEYITGTVIGALFVALLAGFITSLNIFDPRSLAMGAGVGSGSMMAAGVGAIASQQTPEMAHQVAALAAAANLLTTVVGVYFTLFISLPTTIWLYGKLEPVLGRFSRAKADEAVAADAVADETPAHGSKLGFGDRLTAYAVCGLFALVGNQFGYKVPILDALPGMLIILALVVLTDLLLRVIPKLPAVFVLSVLAMTAGCPGVLPYSEQIIALVGKVNFLPFTTVILAMAGLSILKDLPAFRKLGWKIVVVSLAANAGTFLGATMIAEFFH from the coding sequence ATGTCTCACGCCAGCGCCAGCCTGGCCGCGCCTTCGATGTCGCTGTCCAGCCGCATCCGCATGCTTGTCGTCATCCTGATGGTGGTGCTCATTTCCGAGGCCATTGGCAGCATGACCTTCGCGGTCGGTCCGGGCAAGATCGTGCTGCAGCCCATGCTCTGGGCCATCTTCATCGGCGCGGTGGTCGCGGCCCTGGGCCAGCGCCTGCCCGCCGGCGCCGGCGTGGACACCGCCATGCAGACGCGCATCAGCGGCTATCTGCAATACGCGCTGCTGCCCTTCCTGGCCAAGCTCGGCCTGATGGTGGGCGGCGCGCTGCCTCAGGTGCGCGAAGCCGGCTGGGCCCTGGTGTTCCAGGAGTTCGGCCACTTCTTCGGCACCATGGCCGTGGGCCTGCCGCTGGCGCTGCTGCTGGGCATCAAGCGCGAGGCCATCGGCGCCACCTTCTCGGTGGGCCGCGAGCCCAGCCTGGCCATCATCGGCGAGCGCTACGGCATGAACTCGCCGGAAGGCCGAGGCGTGATGGCCGAGTACATCACCGGCACCGTGATCGGCGCGCTGTTCGTGGCGCTGCTGGCCGGCTTCATCACCAGCCTGAACATCTTCGATCCGCGTTCGCTGGCCATGGGCGCGGGCGTGGGCTCGGGCAGCATGATGGCCGCCGGCGTGGGCGCCATCGCCTCGCAGCAGACCCCGGAAATGGCGCACCAGGTGGCCGCGCTGGCCGCCGCCGCCAACCTGCTCACCACCGTCGTGGGCGTGTATTTCACGCTGTTCATCTCGCTGCCGACCACCATCTGGCTGTACGGCAAGCTCGAGCCGGTGCTGGGCCGTTTCTCGCGCGCCAAGGCCGACGAGGCCGTCGCCGCCGATGCCGTGGCCGACGAGACGCCCGCCCACGGCTCCAAGCTGGGCTTCGGCGATCGCCTCACCGCCTATGCGGTCTGCGGCCTGTTCGCGCTGGTGGGCAACCAGTTCGGCTACAAGGTGCCGATCCTGGACGCGCTGCCGGGCATGCTCATCATCCTGGCGCTGGTGGTGCTGACCGACCTGCTGCTGCGCGTGATCCCCAAGCTGCCGGCCGTGTTCGTGCTGTCGGTGCTGGCCATGACCGCCGGCTGCCCCGGCGTGCTGCCGTACTCCGAGCAGATCATCGCGCTGGTGGGCAAGGTCAACTTCCTGCCCTTCACCACGGTGATCCTGGCGATGGCCGGCCTGTCCATCCTCAAGGACCTGCCCGCCTTCCGCAAGCTGGGCTGGAAGATCGTGGTCGTGTCGCTGGCCGCCAACGCCGGTACCTTCCTGGGCGCGACGATGATCGCCGAGTTCTTCCACTGA
- a CDS encoding LysR family transcriptional regulator has translation MDETLDARRTHYFMQVMSRGSVRGAAELLDMDPSAVSRAIAALERDCGMALFERRGRGLVPTDAGHMLARYVKRQQDIQDSFFSEIDSLRKAERGHIDLVLGEGFVEMMFDRVLPGYWRSHPEVTLDIDVARTSEIAQRIIDDQAYIGLVFQPPNDARLRTHYSRPEPIRAIVRDDHPLTRLRRPLLLTDLADYPGAAMQEGFGVRQHIQAAEISEQVRLRNVLTTSSFKALWQFAATGIGYALTPPIAVTADLRAQRLASLPLSNPILNQGSLQVLSRAGRHVSPAARELLDHIVRGIALPDGATSATPD, from the coding sequence ATGGACGAAACCCTGGACGCCCGCCGCACCCACTATTTCATGCAGGTCATGAGCCGAGGCTCGGTGCGCGGCGCGGCCGAGCTGCTGGACATGGACCCCTCCGCCGTCAGCCGGGCCATCGCCGCGCTGGAGCGCGATTGCGGCATGGCCCTGTTCGAGCGGCGCGGACGCGGCCTGGTGCCGACCGACGCCGGCCACATGCTGGCGCGCTACGTGAAACGGCAGCAGGACATCCAGGACAGCTTCTTCTCCGAGATCGACAGCCTGCGCAAGGCCGAGCGCGGCCATATCGACCTGGTGCTGGGCGAGGGCTTCGTGGAAATGATGTTCGACCGCGTGCTGCCGGGCTACTGGCGCAGCCATCCCGAGGTCACGCTGGACATCGACGTGGCGCGCACCTCCGAGATCGCGCAGCGCATCATCGACGACCAGGCCTATATCGGCCTGGTGTTCCAGCCGCCCAACGACGCGCGGCTGCGCACGCATTACTCGCGGCCCGAGCCCATCCGCGCCATCGTGCGCGACGACCATCCGCTCACCCGCCTGCGCCGGCCGCTGCTGCTGACCGATCTGGCCGACTATCCCGGCGCCGCCATGCAGGAAGGCTTCGGCGTGCGCCAGCACATCCAGGCCGCCGAGATCAGCGAACAGGTGCGGCTGCGCAATGTGCTGACCACCTCGTCCTTCAAGGCGCTGTGGCAGTTCGCCGCCACCGGCATCGGCTACGCGCTGACTCCGCCCATCGCCGTCACCGCCGACCTGCGCGCGCAGCGCCTGGCCAGCCTGCCGCTGTCCAATCCGATCCTGAACCAGGGCAGCCTGCAGGTGCTGAGCCGGGCCGGCCGCCATGTGTCCCCGGCCGCGCGGGAGCTGCTGGACCATATCGTGCGCGGCATTGCCCTGCCGGACGGCGCGACATCTGCTACGCCCGATTGA
- a CDS encoding DUF2970 domain-containing protein, giving the protein MRAFLRTVKTVLWGFLGIRRRRDYDADIAGNKPGHVIATGLLMAAVLVTLLVAAARWAVRAAL; this is encoded by the coding sequence ATGCGGGCTTTCTTGCGCACGGTCAAGACCGTGTTGTGGGGGTTTCTCGGAATACGCCGCCGGCGCGATTACGATGCCGACATCGCGGGCAACAAGCCCGGCCACGTCATCGCGACGGGGCTGTTGATGGCGGCCGTGCTGGTGACGCTGCTGGTGGCGGCCGCCCGCTGGGCGGTGCGCGCGGCGCTGTGA
- a CDS encoding nitrite/sulfite reductase gives MYVYDPVDQQLVEQRVAQFSDQTRRFLDGQLTEDEFRVLRLQNGLYIQRHAPMLRVAIPYGILASRQLRTLAHIARKWDRGYGHFSTRQNIQFNWPKLEDVPEILAELATVQMHAIQTSGNCIRNTTTDHFAGIAPDELVNPLVWCEIIRQWSTLHPEFAFLPRKFKIAVSGAVQDRAAVGVHDIGLQAVERDGKLGFRVWIGGGMGRTPIVGKLINPFVEWQDLLTYLQAALRVYNLHGRRDNKYKARIKILVKDLTPEVYAQQVDEEWQTIKGGPDTISQAFVDQIAGRFVWPQYDPAARDEPDHSAELAAADKRYARWLRTNVHAHKVPGYAAVTVSLKATGVPPGDITADQMDAVAALADEHGFGELRVSHEQNLILADVRRARLHELWQQLEALNLATPNVGLLTNIIACPGGDFCALANAVSIPVAEAIQRQFDDLDYLFEIGELDLNISGCINSCGHHHVGHIGILGVDKAGEEWYQVTIGGRQNGAAKPLPDIESTRGGGAAVGRIIGPSFARDQVPGVVDRLIQTYLGLRDSEAERFIDVVDRVGIDPFKQDVYADPAFAKPAQEPAHV, from the coding sequence ATGTACGTGTATGACCCGGTCGACCAGCAGCTCGTCGAGCAGCGCGTGGCGCAGTTTTCGGACCAGACGCGCCGCTTCCTGGACGGCCAGCTCACCGAAGACGAATTCCGCGTGCTGCGCCTGCAGAACGGCCTGTACATCCAGCGCCACGCGCCCATGCTGCGCGTGGCCATCCCCTACGGCATCCTGGCCTCGCGCCAGCTGCGCACGCTGGCGCACATCGCCCGCAAGTGGGATCGCGGCTACGGCCATTTCAGCACCCGCCAGAACATCCAGTTCAACTGGCCCAAGCTCGAGGACGTGCCCGAGATCCTGGCCGAGCTGGCCACGGTGCAGATGCACGCCATCCAGACCAGCGGCAACTGCATCCGCAACACCACCACCGACCACTTCGCCGGCATCGCGCCCGATGAGCTGGTGAACCCGCTGGTGTGGTGCGAGATCATCCGCCAGTGGTCCACGCTGCATCCGGAATTCGCCTTCCTGCCGCGCAAGTTCAAGATCGCCGTGAGCGGCGCCGTGCAGGACCGCGCCGCCGTCGGCGTGCACGACATCGGCCTGCAGGCGGTCGAGCGCGACGGCAAGCTGGGCTTTCGCGTCTGGATCGGCGGCGGCATGGGCCGCACGCCCATCGTCGGCAAGCTGATCAACCCCTTCGTCGAATGGCAGGACCTGCTGACCTACCTGCAGGCCGCGCTGCGCGTCTACAACCTGCATGGCCGCCGTGACAACAAATACAAGGCGCGCATCAAGATCCTGGTCAAGGACCTGACGCCCGAGGTGTACGCGCAACAGGTCGACGAGGAATGGCAGACCATCAAGGGCGGCCCGGACACCATCAGCCAGGCCTTCGTCGACCAGATCGCCGGCCGCTTCGTCTGGCCGCAATATGATCCGGCGGCCAGGGACGAGCCCGATCATTCGGCCGAGCTGGCCGCCGCCGACAAGCGTTACGCGCGCTGGCTGCGCACCAACGTGCACGCGCACAAGGTGCCCGGCTACGCCGCCGTCACCGTCTCGCTCAAGGCCACCGGCGTGCCGCCCGGCGACATCACCGCCGACCAGATGGACGCGGTCGCCGCGCTGGCCGACGAGCATGGCTTCGGCGAACTGCGCGTCTCGCACGAGCAGAACCTGATCCTGGCCGACGTGCGCCGCGCGCGCCTGCACGAACTCTGGCAGCAGCTGGAAGCGCTGAACCTGGCCACCCCCAACGTGGGTCTGCTCACCAACATCATCGCCTGTCCCGGCGGGGACTTCTGCGCGCTGGCCAATGCCGTCTCCATCCCGGTGGCCGAAGCCATCCAGCGCCAGTTCGACGACCTGGACTACCTGTTCGAGATCGGCGAGCTGGACCTGAACATCTCGGGCTGCATCAACTCCTGCGGCCATCACCACGTCGGCCACATCGGCATCCTGGGCGTGGATAAGGCCGGCGAGGAGTGGTATCAGGTCACGATCGGCGGACGCCAGAACGGCGCGGCCAAGCCGCTGCCCGACATCGAATCCACGCGCGGCGGCGGCGCGGCGGTGGGCCGGATCATCGGCCCCTCGTTCGCGCGCGACCAGGTGCCCGGCGTGGTCGACCGGCTGATCCAGACCTACCTCGGCCTGCGTGACAGCGAAGCCGAACGCTTCATCGACGTGGTCGACCGCGTCGGCATCGATCCCTTCAAGCAGGACGTGTACGCCGATCCCGCTTTCGCCAAGCCCGCGCAGGAGCCCGCCCATGTCTGA
- a CDS encoding DUF934 domain-containing protein: protein MSEVFAHDAPGPHLIRGGRLETDTARLFAPDPEVAAEGQVPRDEPDWIVPLSTWKTSRATLRRHHHPVAVLLEPDADLRELADADGTLDPSGIAFIAVDFPIYTDGRGYSLAQLLRTRYQWQGELRAVGDVMIDTIHYQARVGFDSFLVKPGHDPHKALAAFNTFTVHYQKTYPAPTAA, encoded by the coding sequence ATGTCTGAGGTCTTTGCCCACGACGCCCCAGGCCCGCACCTGATCCGGGGCGGCCGGCTGGAAACCGACACGGCGCGCCTGTTCGCGCCCGATCCCGAAGTCGCCGCCGAAGGTCAGGTGCCGCGCGACGAGCCCGACTGGATCGTGCCGCTGTCCACCTGGAAGACCTCGCGCGCCACGCTGCGCCGTCACCATCATCCGGTGGCCGTGCTGCTGGAACCCGACGCCGACCTGCGCGAGCTGGCCGACGCCGACGGCACGCTGGATCCGTCCGGCATCGCCTTCATCGCGGTGGACTTTCCCATCTATACCGACGGCCGTGGCTATTCGCTGGCGCAGCTGCTGCGCACGCGCTATCAATGGCAGGGCGAACTGCGCGCGGTCGGCGACGTGATGATCGACACCATCCACTATCAGGCGCGTGTGGGTTTCGACAGCTTCCTGGTCAAGCCCGGCCACGATCCGCACAAGGCGCTGGCCGCGTTCAATACCTTCACGGTGCATTACCAGAAGACGTATCCGGCGCCGACTGCGGCATAA
- a CDS encoding acireductone dioxygenase, which translates to MSSLTIYSEDAPDQGRTLRDAGEIGRELAAIGVRFERWRAQAPLAPGAAPEDVLAAYREQIDRLIAERGYRSVDVVSLDPSHPERAALRAKFLAEHTHADDEVRFFVAGSGLFVLHAEGRVYAALCEQDDLISVPAGIRHWFDMGSSPAFTCIRLFNDPAGWVARFTGDDIATRFPTLA; encoded by the coding sequence ATGTCCTCGCTGACCATCTATTCCGAGGACGCGCCTGATCAAGGGCGCACATTGCGCGACGCCGGCGAGATCGGCCGCGAGCTGGCCGCCATCGGCGTGCGCTTCGAGCGCTGGCGCGCGCAGGCGCCGCTGGCGCCAGGCGCGGCGCCGGAGGATGTGCTGGCGGCCTATCGGGAACAGATCGACCGGCTGATCGCCGAGCGCGGCTATCGCAGCGTGGACGTGGTCAGCCTGGACCCGTCCCATCCCGAGCGCGCGGCGCTGCGCGCCAAGTTCCTGGCCGAGCATACGCATGCCGACGACGAGGTGCGTTTCTTCGTCGCCGGCAGCGGCCTGTTCGTGCTGCACGCCGAAGGCCGCGTGTACGCGGCGCTGTGCGAGCAGGACGATCTGATTTCGGTGCCGGCCGGCATCCGGCATTGGTTCGACATGGGTTCGAGCCCGGCCTTCACCTGTATCCGCCTGTTCAACGATCCGGCGGGCTGGGTGGCGCGGTTCACCGGCGACGATATCGCGACGCGGTTTCCGACGCTGGCCTGA
- a CDS encoding MetQ/NlpA family ABC transporter substrate-binding protein, which produces MRLRRSLALLSVLLGFAAGTVATPASAQDAELKVGVTVGPHAQIGEVVREVAARDGLKVKLVEFSDFIQPNAALDAKELDLNIYQHKPFLDAQNKARGYHLVPVATAVVQQMGIYSKRVSKLDDLPPGAKVAIPNDPTNGARALLVLQAARLITLKPGVTVTASLFDIAENPKNLKFIEIEAAQLPHSLKDVDAAAVNSAYAIPAGLSPAKDALALESKDAPFAPVVIAAREDNKSDPRIARFIKAYQSDEVKAFVARQFPGAYATSW; this is translated from the coding sequence ATGCGCCTGCGCCGCTCCCTGGCCCTACTGTCCGTCCTGCTCGGCTTCGCCGCCGGCACCGTCGCAACGCCGGCCTCGGCCCAGGACGCCGAACTCAAGGTCGGCGTCACCGTCGGTCCGCACGCGCAGATCGGCGAGGTGGTGCGCGAGGTCGCGGCCAGGGACGGCCTGAAGGTCAAGCTGGTGGAATTCAGCGACTTCATCCAGCCCAACGCGGCGCTGGATGCCAAGGAGCTGGACCTGAACATCTACCAGCACAAGCCCTTCCTGGACGCGCAGAACAAGGCGCGCGGCTATCACCTGGTGCCGGTCGCCACCGCTGTGGTGCAGCAGATGGGCATCTATTCCAAGCGCGTGTCCAAGCTGGACGACTTGCCGCCGGGCGCCAAGGTCGCCATTCCCAACGATCCGACCAATGGCGCGCGCGCCCTGCTGGTGCTGCAGGCCGCCAGGCTGATCACGCTCAAGCCGGGCGTGACCGTGACCGCCTCGCTTTTCGATATCGCCGAGAATCCCAAGAACCTGAAGTTCATCGAGATCGAGGCCGCGCAGCTGCCGCACTCGCTCAAGGACGTGGACGCCGCCGCCGTGAACTCGGCCTACGCCATCCCGGCCGGCCTGTCGCCCGCCAAGGATGCGCTGGCGCTGGAAAGCAAGGACGCGCCCTTCGCGCCCGTGGTCATCGCCGCGCGCGAGGACAACAAGAGCGATCCGCGCATCGCCCGCTTCATCAAGGCCTACCAGTCCGATGAGGTCAAGGCCTTCGTCGCCAGGCAGTTCCCCGGCGCCTACGCCACCTCCTGGTAA
- a CDS encoding DUF6817 domain-containing protein translates to MSTATELHPLARALLADHYAAVDADLPALLDLLFARSAGEDWHKAGTFKHHLLGVYRTLALWNQPREVRLLGLFHSVYGNEYVDLTLFDRERERNTLRAALGEEAEEWVSLFCAMPRTKFVQAVLQGQGAGPEGLALEGADGQIHTLTPRQVAAFIVVSAADIGEQWHSWQDEIFAGYPQQQRRDLKTHWAASLWPGPLKPPSNILSMLSHLLAPLSRLADGTGIPVPPAFDHCRATLTPRDEAAASALYWQVVTRMQPLTEMDSARHMLEAAVEHNPWVGEPRLMLAQLALTAGDFEAAERHAAAGLAALQAWGTAWDKRIEWAGWMAWARIELQNARARRWPENLAALNGLGLVE, encoded by the coding sequence ATGTCCACCGCTACCGAACTCCATCCCCTGGCGCGCGCCCTGCTGGCCGACCACTATGCCGCCGTCGACGCCGACCTGCCCGCTTTGCTAGACCTGCTGTTCGCCCGCAGCGCCGGCGAAGACTGGCACAAGGCCGGCACCTTCAAACACCATCTGTTGGGCGTCTACCGCACGCTGGCGCTGTGGAACCAGCCGCGCGAAGTGCGGCTGCTGGGCCTGTTCCACAGCGTGTACGGCAATGAGTACGTGGACCTCACCCTGTTCGACCGTGAACGCGAGCGCAACACGCTGCGCGCGGCGCTGGGCGAGGAAGCCGAGGAATGGGTCAGTCTGTTCTGCGCAATGCCGCGCACGAAATTCGTGCAGGCCGTGCTGCAGGGCCAGGGCGCCGGTCCCGAGGGACTGGCGCTGGAAGGCGCCGACGGCCAGATCCACACGCTGACGCCGCGCCAGGTGGCCGCCTTCATCGTGGTATCGGCCGCCGACATCGGCGAGCAATGGCACAGCTGGCAGGACGAGATCTTCGCCGGCTATCCGCAGCAGCAGCGCCGCGACCTGAAGACGCATTGGGCCGCCTCGCTCTGGCCCGGTCCGCTCAAGCCGCCGTCGAACATCCTGTCCATGCTGTCGCACCTGCTGGCGCCGCTGTCGCGGCTGGCGGACGGCACCGGCATCCCGGTGCCGCCGGCCTTCGACCATTGCCGCGCCACGCTGACGCCGCGCGACGAGGCCGCGGCCAGCGCGCTGTACTGGCAGGTGGTGACCCGCATGCAGCCGCTGACCGAGATGGACAGCGCCCGCCACATGCTGGAAGCGGCCGTCGAGCACAATCCCTGGGTCGGCGAGCCGCGCCTGATGCTGGCGCAGCTGGCGCTGACGGCGGGCGATTTCGAGGCGGCCGAACGCCACGCCGCGGCCGGACTGGCGGCGCTGCAGGCCTGGGGCACGGCCTGGGACAAGCGCATCGAATGGGCCGGCTGGATGGCCTGGGCCCGCATCGAACTGCAGAACGCACGCGCGCGCCGCTGGCCGGAGAACCTGGCCGCGCTCAACGGGCTGGGACTGGTGGAATGA
- a CDS encoding UbiX family flavin prenyltransferase has translation MRRLVVGITGATGALYAVRMLQALRGVEDVESHLVISASGVLNIKHELDVGRHDVYALADHVHSIRDVGATLASGAFQTAGMVIVPCSMRTLAAVAHGLSDNLITRAADVTLKERRRLVMMVRETPFNLAHLRNMTAVTEMGGIVFPPLPAFYHRPASIEEMVDHTVARVLEMFDINVPGPHWAGM, from the coding sequence GTGCGTCGTCTCGTCGTCGGCATCACGGGCGCCACGGGCGCCCTGTACGCGGTGCGCATGCTGCAGGCGCTGCGCGGCGTGGAGGATGTCGAGTCGCACCTGGTGATCTCGGCGTCCGGCGTGCTCAACATCAAGCATGAGCTGGACGTGGGCCGCCACGACGTCTATGCGCTGGCAGACCATGTACACAGCATCCGCGACGTGGGCGCCACGCTGGCCAGCGGCGCGTTCCAGACCGCCGGCATGGTGATCGTGCCCTGCTCGATGCGCACGCTGGCGGCCGTGGCCCACGGCCTGTCCGACAATCTCATCACGCGCGCCGCCGACGTCACGCTCAAGGAGCGTCGGCGCCTGGTGATGATGGTGCGCGAGACGCCGTTCAACCTGGCGCACCTGCGCAACATGACCGCCGTCACCGAGATGGGCGGCATCGTGTTCCCGCCCTTGCCGGCGTTCTATCACCGGCCGGCCAGCATCGAGGAAATGGTGGACCACACCGTGGCCCGCGTGCTGGAAATGTTCGATATCAACGTGCCCGGCCCGCATTGGGCGGGCATGTAG
- the grxD gene encoding Grx4 family monothiol glutaredoxin, giving the protein MSDVQEFIRETVTQHPVVLFMKGTAQFPQCGFSGKAIQILKGCGVKKLVTVNVLEDDEVRQGIKEYSNWPTIPQLYVSGEFVGGSDIMAEMNESGELKTLLEQSGATA; this is encoded by the coding sequence ATGAGCGACGTCCAAGAATTCATCCGCGAAACCGTTACCCAGCATCCCGTCGTGCTGTTCATGAAGGGCACCGCCCAGTTTCCCCAGTGCGGCTTCTCTGGCAAGGCCATCCAGATCCTCAAGGGCTGTGGCGTCAAGAAGCTGGTGACGGTCAACGTGCTGGAGGACGACGAAGTCCGCCAGGGCATCAAGGAATACTCGAACTGGCCGACCATCCCGCAGCTGTACGTGTCCGGCGAATTCGTCGGCGGCTCGGACATCATGGCCGAGATGAACGAGTCCGGCGAGCTCAAGACCCTGCTTGAGCAATCCGGCGCCACGGCCTGA
- a CDS encoding TetR/AcrR family transcriptional regulator, with translation MRYQTTRPEPRPTKSPRTKPAEVRLDELMAAAEKLFLAKGVEATTISEIVEEAQVAKGTFYHYFASKNEMLTALGNRYTARFLERLRNAVDGCPAGDWRARLQTWIRVNVEAYVETFRTHDIVYANHHHHDRSNQDKNAILEQLQDIIERGMAAGAWTTDQPRIVALLIYAGVHGATDDLIAAQPADCAAFARAVADSCMRMLDAPRPRGQTR, from the coding sequence ATGCGATACCAGACGACCCGGCCGGAACCCCGGCCCACCAAGTCCCCCCGGACCAAGCCGGCCGAAGTCCGCCTGGACGAGCTGATGGCCGCCGCCGAGAAGCTGTTCCTGGCCAAGGGCGTGGAAGCCACGACAATCAGCGAGATCGTCGAGGAGGCGCAGGTCGCCAAGGGCACGTTCTACCACTACTTCGCGTCCAAGAACGAGATGCTGACAGCCCTGGGCAACCGCTACACCGCCCGGTTCCTGGAGCGCTTGCGGAACGCCGTGGACGGCTGCCCCGCCGGCGACTGGCGGGCGCGGCTGCAAACCTGGATCCGCGTCAACGTCGAAGCCTACGTCGAGACCTTTCGCACGCACGACATCGTCTACGCCAACCATCACCACCACGATCGTTCCAACCAGGACAAGAACGCGATTCTTGAGCAGTTGCAGGACATCATCGAGCGCGGCATGGCCGCCGGCGCCTGGACGACCGACCAGCCCAGGATCGTGGCCCTGCTGATCTACGCCGGCGTGCATGGCGCCACCGACGACCTCATCGCGGCTCAGCCCGCCGACTGCGCGGCCTTCGCGCGGGCGGTCGCCGACAGCTGCATGCGCATGCTCGACGCGCCCAGGCCGCGCGGCCAGACCCGCTAG
- the prmC gene encoding peptide chain release factor N(5)-glutamine methyltransferase, with protein MTQVKTLLADARLPRLEVRMLLEHVLQKPRAWLLAHDTDPLPAAAQQAYEDLARRRLAGEPMAYLVGRREFMGHLFRVTPDVLIPRPDTEVLVETALQCLEGQSAPAVLDLGTGSGAIAISIALARRDARVMASDLSPAALAVAAGNAWELAASVRFVEGSWFDAVPAGEGFELIVSNPPYVASDDPHLRQGDVRFEPRGALTDGADGLGDLARIAQGAGARLKPGGALWMEHGWDQAEAVRGLLQAAGFEDVASRRDLAGIERISGGRWPGRR; from the coding sequence ATGACCCAGGTCAAGACCTTGCTCGCCGATGCCCGGCTGCCGCGCCTGGAAGTGCGCATGCTGTTGGAGCACGTGTTGCAGAAGCCGCGCGCCTGGCTGCTGGCGCATGACACCGATCCGCTGCCGGCCGCCGCGCAGCAGGCTTATGAGGACCTGGCCCGGCGCCGGCTGGCGGGCGAGCCGATGGCCTATCTGGTCGGCCGCCGCGAATTCATGGGCCATCTTTTCCGCGTCACGCCCGACGTGCTGATTCCGCGTCCGGATACCGAGGTGCTGGTCGAAACCGCGCTGCAATGCCTGGAAGGCCAGTCCGCGCCGGCGGTGCTGGACCTGGGCACCGGCAGCGGCGCGATCGCGATCTCGATCGCGCTGGCCCGGCGCGACGCGCGCGTGATGGCCAGCGACCTGAGTCCGGCCGCGCTGGCCGTGGCCGCCGGCAACGCCTGGGAACTGGCGGCCTCGGTGCGCTTTGTCGAAGGCAGCTGGTTCGACGCCGTGCCGGCCGGCGAGGGCTTCGAGCTGATCGTCTCCAACCCGCCCTACGTGGCCAGCGACGATCCGCACCTGCGACAGGGCGACGTGCGCTTCGAGCCGCGCGGCGCGCTGACCGACGGCGCCGACGGACTGGGCGACCTGGCCCGCATCGCGCAGGGCGCCGGCGCGCGGCTCAAGCCGGGCGGCGCGTTGTGGATGGAGCACGGCTGGGACCAGGCCGAGGCGGTGCGCGGCCTGCTCCAGGCGGCCGGCTTCGAGGACGTGGCAAGCCGCCGCGACCTGGCCGGCATCGAGCGCATTTCCGGCGGCCGCTGGCCGGGCCGGCGCTAG